In the genome of Cyclopterus lumpus isolate fCycLum1 chromosome 19, fCycLum1.pri, whole genome shotgun sequence, the window GTGTTTCAAAAAGGGTCACTGCCTCTGCCTCGCACTGTTTCTGTGTGGGGGAGGCACATAAAGGGTCATTAACATATTACAACCATGTGTTGCCCTAAATCCACACAAGAGGTGATGCACGGTATCCTCTCCCTCTGCCACGTCTTTTTGAATTCTGGGTTCCGACGTGGAGGTTCGAGCAGCCTGGGCCACGGTTAACTGAGCCAGGTGCAGTTGTTATCTGCAGCTTGCTTCTCCGCATGGTTGGCATGTCGGACAACCTCAGTGAGGCCAGCCTCTTCATAGCCGACACAGCTCAGTTTTACATGCCGCAGCAAAGGGCACTCAGTTAGCTGGTACCTCACCTCTGGCGTTTGGTTCTTGGAGGCCGCGATGTCCGTTGAATATAGCGCTGAGCCTTGTGTAATATTCTGTGACGCTTTCAGCAGCTTGTTGCCTGCAGGCTGTTGCCTCCATGTGCAATGAGAGAAAAGACGATTTCCGAGAAGCTTTGTCTGCTCCTGTCGTGTTTGCATCTACTTTGGCcatcattttacacatttttttcctttccctaTACATTCTGCTTCATCTTTCCACCTTTTCAAAcatcctcctttttctttcttattatttttctatttttcctaAATCAAATGATCCTCGGGAAAACCAGATATATTAACCCATTGATTTAGATGTTTGCAACGGATATTTCCGTATTTATTCTTCACGACACGATTGAAACAGAAAACTGTCAATTTCTCTGTTAGACTTAAAAAACTGTATTATGGAATGGATGAGCTTTTTTGGTATTCAGCGTGTGGGATTATACATCTTTTAAACTTGTGTAATGTACTTTAAAGTCCACTGTGctgtgaactttttttttttgatcatCATAATCATTTAACTTTAATTCAAACCTGCACCAAGgaatacagtgtatatataaatataattgttttgcaatgttattaaaatgccattaaaaagaaacacatttgatccttttattgttttattggctgaattttcatttgttttgggaAACATTATGCTTTGAAGACTGAAATAGAGATGAAATTAATTTTTAAGATGCATATCTCTTTACCCTGGTGAGCGATGAGGCACAGCTGGAATTCAAGGACAAGCAGCGAAATGCATTAGGCTGCAAAACGATGAAAAATGGAAGCCTGATGTACTATGTAACTCCATTGCTCAGCAGGCCTAATTGTATTGACTGTAgttgttctctctttctcaaaTGTCTTTACATGCTTCGTGAAAGAAGACTGAGACCTCAGATCGTCTCAAGAGGCTTTCTAGATGATTTCCCTTTGACTAGAATGCCAATCATGGAGAAGAGCGAGGCAGCCAGAGACCGATACAGTCAAGTATGAACATATGTAGtatgtaaaatgtttgttttaaaagaaataagcaCTCATGCAATactattttttaatatatatatatatatatatatatatatatatatatttatatatggtTTTAAGACTGAGCATTGTCGCTGTCCATGGACCTGAAGTTGGAAAAGTAAGTGTTGaatttcagcaccacggacagcggcAGCGCCATTTACGCTAACTGGCCGCTAGGGGCGGGCCTTTCACCTTTCAGACACTCAAAATGGCACATGAATTATTTAATCCAGATTGAGAGGATTATGATATAATTGAGTTTGCATTGTTTTTACTGTGGCTTGATTGGCTCCAAATTGTATTCAGCATAACACTATACATGACttactgaaaaaaataataagaaaatacacaaaCCCAATTTCCAGGAATCCATAGTTCAGAAACCTATTGTACAATTCCAATGTACCATTCAATATTAACATGTGGGGCTAATAACAGTACAGTTATGCAAATGTTCAAACATCAGACAGAAAATATAATCAATTTGCGTTTTCTATTCTAATGAAAACAAGAGTGTTTCAAGTCCCAGAGGGCTGGAGAGTTTATTCTCAAATAAGACTTGAAGCATTTTAAGTTGAATTATTAACAGAGGttctaataatattttttaaaaaagcagaaagaaaacatgtaagGAAATTACCACTTTAACTAATGAACCCGCAGTGAATCAGGGGAAATACTTAAAAATAGCAAACAGCTGCTGTCGTTTCATTACTTATGATGCGTATTTCTAATAATCTAATCTGTGTTTCTTTATATGACATCAGATGTTGCCAAAGGTCCCCGTGCCGCCACTGAAACAAACCCTCGACACTTACTTGAAGAGTGTCCAACACCTGGTAGGGGAGGAGCAGTTCAAGAAAACAAAGGCCATTGTGGAGAAGTTTGGGGCTCCGGGAGGCGTCGGAGAGGTTCTCCAGAAGAAGCTTTCAGAGAGGAGGGACAAGACATCCAACTGGGTAAACGTTCATATCTGAAAGATAAATGACAAACACTGATGCTTCTCGCCGTAGGTCCTCTTGTATTAATTaagtttgtctttgttttactAGTCTTTAAGATATTTTGGATGCGTTTCTCCTTTCTCGTTCATCAAACGTTCATTTGGAAAACTCAATACACTCTTTGTATCATTCATTATCATTACAATCTAATTTATTAAAGTTGACCTTTTACAATATAGTGTTTGTAATTAGCCTCAgctttgattgtgtttttttattttttattaccgTTTCAAACTGTATCTGCTCCATCGagtctgaaagaaaaaaacaacattatttcagtttttcaaaaaagatatatttcaCGAAAGAGTTGAAGAAAGTGAAACACCTTCGATAAAGAGTTATTGGAGCCTTTGTTGCTACAATAGCCCCACCTGTGTCCGGGTGATCGGTCAGACCACAACTCATCTGGAATCTATCACGCTCCCACACtgactctctcccactctccttTTCACCTGGCAGTGATACACTGTAATGGGTTTTTCCTCCATTGCCAAACTCTGACAGTAATAACTTGAGTTTAAAAGGCTTGACAACAGCTTCACTTCTCAAAAAGCGTCCTTGGGTTTTTATTTAGGTGTATGACTACTGGCTGGAGGACATGTACTTGAACAACAGGATGCCCCTACCGGTCAACTCCAGTCCTGTCACGGTGTATCCTAAGCAGACGTTTAAAGATCAAAAAGACGCCCTCAGGTATGTGTTGGACTTTTGGTTCTGCTGTTGCCAAAACCTTTGCATGTGCCGAGTGTTTAAACGTCACACATCCTGTGAGTGACCAGCGACCCTATAACCGCTGCTGCTAACTGAATAAGTTACTGAGAGGAGCAAATAATAAGAACAACTCATCGTAAATCGCTTCAGGATACAGTGACAAACATGTAAAACTGAAAACAATGTGCAACTGAAACAACGGTTTAACATTTTCATAAACTATTTCAGTATTGATCTTGTGACTGCAGCCAACAGAACAGTGTGCAACAAATAGAACAAGTATCTCCATTATTAATTAATCTCACAATTACCGGTTTGTCTAAAAGAGGTCTAGAGAGCTAGAGGCAATCTCAGATTTAAGTAGAAGTACATAAATACACCAAgttccacacacaaaaaaaagccaaccaCAATACTTCATATCAtaactcccagaatgcactggaCATCCCAGATTGCTTGAGAGTTTGTGACGACAACGACAGTTTCCCAACCCCTATGCAATGCCATCACTAACAATACAAAGTGGACAGTCCTGCAGCCAATGACAGGGTTTATGTTCTTCTCAGCAGACTCAGATTAAGATCTGAATTACAGACATTGGAGAAAATCACCGGCATCATCTCTTGATTATATCTCTGCCCATTATTAAATGAGCCCGCGATCCACCAAACATTACACCAGTCCACCCAGGCCCGTAACTCAACATTAGCTTTTGTCAGCTCTCGCCGCACTAACTGAATAGGTCCAGAGCACCCGCAGCTGGTAATCTACTGACGCGGACACTTATTAGATTGCGAGTGACAGGGCTAAACTCACCGCAGAGACCGCTAGTCAGGCTTCATTTAGGGGTGTGGTGCACTGCGGCCGCCTCCCTTGTATTGATCTGGCTTCGAACGTAATAACACCAAGACAAATGACATACAACATGAGACCTGACAGGGCTCTGTGTTTTCCCTGTTTGCCCACACCGCCCACTCACACGTAgagactgtctctctctctctctctctctctctctctctctctctctctctctctctctctctctctctctctctctctcacgaacacagataaacacacacagctcgcCCACTGTATCCTAGTAATTTGCCATAATGCGATTACTGTTGTGCCTGTGAGAGATGAGAGCAGATTTGATTAGAATCACCAGCCAGTTCGCTGTGTATGTTCagtgtttcatgtttgtttttttatttccaacTTCTCACTTTTTTAAGATTTGCTGCTCGTCTCATCGAAGGAGTAGTGGAGTATGCTGCTCTGATTGATGCGTAAGTTTAACCTGTAATGGATTGAATGCCACCCTGCACCCTCAGCCTCCACCTGCATGACCACTGGTGCTCACCTCATCTGCAGTTACCTCAACAGATTAAAGTCGGCGAATGCAAGatgaaaataaatttaaaaaaaataataagtgaTGAAGTGAGAGTCTAGAGGTAATGCGATGCGTGTGATCATATCTCTCAGGCGAGCACTGCCAGTGGATGTTGCTCGAGGCAAGCAAGCTGGGACTGCTCTGTGCATGGAGCAGTACTACCGGGTCTTCAGCTCCTACCGCTACCCGGGGTTAAAGACGGACACGCTGGCGGTCCAGACGAACGCAGCATCCGCCGCGTCGCAGCACGTCATCGTGGCGTGCAAGAACCAGGTCAGCACGCCGGCATCTGAGGAAACCTTTCACACTGCATCACACTTCTAACTGGAGACAGTGTCCTGTTCATTTTGAGAGAAAAGATGAGTAAATGCAAAGGTcgtttttaatattatatacagCGTTTATCGATAGACGCTGGAAGGTGGGAGTGGTCTGGACGTCATATCATACAAACGCCATGGATTTTCTTTGGTTTGAATACTTATTCCTTCATACCAGAGAATGTGTTACCATTGCATGCAGCAATACTGGCCTCTCGTGTTATCTCTTCCTTCATCAGATTTCAAAGTATTGGACTGGATTTAACCTGGCTACGATAAACATATCAACATTTATTCTGTCTAGGTGCCATATATGAATGTATTTGACAGATTTAGGGGCATGGCCATGAAAAAGCCCAAATCCTCTGCCCTATTAAAACTTATCAACCCTGAATACAAGGTTTGTTTTCCAGTAACAGGCCGTCGGGACATTTAAGGACATTACATCCAGGAAAACACTTAACTACAGACATGTCTCAAAGGATTTTAAAGAGGTTGAGCTTGCctctaataaataaacaagtagagaatcacaaaacaaatcaatgtcATACAGTTTGCAAAACAAGGAGCACAACACAGTGCATAATACTCTCCAAAATACTGAAAGAATTACAGTACAACAGGATTAAATGACCAATTATGACTGTATGCCACACCTACtccacattttacacacactttGAATAAAGGACAGGCCAAATGACGTCTTCTAATAGGTAATCACGGACAGATTGTATTTATACTTTACATTTCGAATAGGATAAGAAAACAAGGCACAAGTATGCATAGCTGTATTTCTGTTTGAAAACAATGAAGTTAAAAAGTAAAAGCGTAATGCTATCTGCATGTCCATTTGAACATTCAAACTGGTGAGAATATGACATTTGTAAAGAAAGAATACAACGATTGACAAACACGTTGCTCTTTGGGGCTTGCTGAGCAGAGAGTCATTACACAGAAACTGCAACTAATGTTATTCATATGAGATATTTTCGAAAGTTTATGACATGGTATAATCTTCATGTTATATTACATTAGGACTATATAACTCACATCCCAAAAGTTGCTCTTGAGTTAGACATTTGATTTCTTATTGTAGCTCTGTTACGACTTCGATCAAATCAGGCAAAAGATTGTCAGTAATTGTTGACCATATAATCTTATTCACATATTCATGGTCCTAGTATattattgtgtgtttctctACTGATCATAATTTAAAATGAAGGTTTTACTCCAGTGTTTACAAATGTTGtggttgtctttctttctttaaaacctCCCATAAGGCCCTGTAACAAGCCAGCCTGGCGACAATGTGTAACCGGTTCCATGTTCCCCACGTCATGTTTGAGTCTTGATGATAATCCTCTATAGAGATTCCCATAAACGCATAAACCCCACGTCGCTAAGATGCAGGTCTTAGGTCCAAAGCTACTATTTTGATTATATTTAGCTCAATAACCTCAGAAAGAGGCACAGCAGGACCTCTCACCTGGAAATGGTTCTGGGATCTATCAGTCTGTGGCACACGAGGCCCCGTTCCCATGGAGATACGGGCGGTTAACTAAATCACCGTTGATTGAATCTGCCAGAGCTTCCTTGTGTTAATTGATCGTAGTCGAGGAGCCTTATTTTAGGTAGCACTGGAACATATTTAGCCATAATTACTAGCGTCCTATTTATCTCAGCTGTTCAAGTATACCGTACCACAGTAGCAATGAATGAATCAGACATGAATGACTTTTAGTAGACAAggacacatggaaacacacatatTCATTATTGAAGTTGCATCAAATAATTAAggaacacgttttttttttgataaTCTATTTTCCCCCCCAGTTTTTCGTGTTGGATGTAGTCACAAAGGGCAAGAAGCTCATCGAGACCGAGATCTTATCCCAACTGGTGAAAATCATGACGATGGCAGAAAACGCAGCAGAGAGACTCCCTCCTTTTGGTATCCTGACATCTGATGGGAGAACCGAATGGGCACAAGCCAGAGACGCACTATCAAAAGGTCTCGACTTCAAAACGTTTCCCTAATTCCTATCAGGAGTTTTAAACATCTGCAAACAATTTTGAGACAAATAAACCAATAGGTATCTCTcatctccttccctcttccATCCAGATCAAACCAACAGGGACTCTCTGGCCCTGATCgagagctgtctgtgtgtggtgtgtctggaCGAACCCGGTGGCCTGGTGCCGAGGGATTCTAACAGGGCCCTGCTGATGCTGCATGGTTGCGGCCGCGAGAAGAATGGGGCAAACCGCTGGTACGACAAGTCAATGCAGGTGGGGCAACATCCGAGGCACTTAAACCCTCCGTGAATGTAGAGCTCGGGCAGTTAGCTAATCCACCTTCTCTCAGTTTGTTGTAGGAATGGACGGGGCATGCGGAGTTGTGTTCGAACATTCGGTATTCGAGGGAATGGTTATGGTGCATTGCTCTGAATACCTGTTCAACCACATGTAAGTCAGCCCATAATACAACCACACGCTGAATATTGTTGTCAACGAATGCTGCTGAGGCTAACAGTGAGGGAGACACACGTGCTGTTGTTGTCTTGAACAGAACAGGGAGCCCCTCCAAGATGGCGGAAGCATCCAGCGTCAGAGAGCTCGCCCCTCCAAGAAGGGTGCTCTGGAAAAGCAACCCACACATCGAAGGACTTTTAGCAGCTTCTGGAGAGCGACTCCAGTGGCAAGACCAATACTTCCCAACATATCTACAAATAATTTCTTCTATCGACATCTTGCCTCATGTCTCCTTGCGCTTTTTTCCCATTCAGGCTGGTGAATAATCTCGACATGGATGTTTTCAAGTTCGACGTTTATGGGAGagaatacataaaaaaacagaagacgAGTCCCGACGCGTTCATACAACTTGCCTTACAACTCGCGGTTTACAAGTAAAGCACATTCAGGATCTCAATCTTCAAATTTGGCCACCAATATGCCCGTTCAAATGTGCTGATATTGTCATGATTTGTGTCTCAGATGCAACAGAAGGCTTGATGCCACTTATGAGAGTGCGTCCATTCGGCGTTTCCAACGAGGTCGGGTTGACAATATTCGCTCTGCCACCCTGGAGGCCCTGGCCTTTGTGACGGCCATGACAGATGAGAGGGCCACTTTCTCCGTGAGTCATTTTTCTCACTTTGACCCCAATTACTCAGTTACTCCCACGTTACTGTTGATCACGCCTGCTTAAATGAAACAGGTGCGACCAGTCACCTCGCCCTGCCAATCCCAGTGTACTGATGCCAGCAGATGATCTCCCTGCAGATTTAATCAGtctatgaaaaacaaaaaatgatttACTGGCTGTACTCTGCTCCgcgtttattttgtttctcaaaaTAACTTTTTGCTTCTCCAACAGGATGAAGAAAAAATGAAACGATTCCGTGATGCAATTAATGCCCAGACAAATTATACAATTGCAgtaagtatttttattttttttaaagcctttgTCAGTATAATTAATGTGACAGAcagaatataaatgtgtaaactTTACATCTTCATCTCATTgcacttaaaagaatagtttTACCTTTTTTGGAAATGCAATTTTTGCTGAGCGttagataagaagattgataccgCGCTAATATCTGTATGACAAATATTAAACTCCAGCTAAGGCATAGAACTTCATATTCTACAGACGGATATGAGAGCAGCAACTCTCAtttaactctcagcaagaaagttaataattgtatttcccCAAAATGGTTGTGCAGTTTGTTTAATCATCTTTTCGGGAGGGTGGAAGCTACGGTCAACTTGAATTGACGTTTGTTACAATACTTTCCAATAGTGACCATTTAATGGCAGAATAAAActgaataaatgtatatattttgggGTATTATTTGACGAAAGCAGGCATATGGTTGTTGAACTTCTATTAAAATCATCAGAGAGGAAGTTAAGATAATTTGGTGAACATGTTGTGCAATCTAATGTTATGAGGTTGTAAAGGACTGGACTTGAAATAACTCATGTGAGCATATTGAAAATAATTCCTTAGCACTGAATACAAAATATTTCTCAGGCTATTACAGGAATGGCAATAGACAATCACCTCCTCGGGCTTCACAGGATCGCAAAGGAGCTCAACATGGAGACGCCAGAGATCTTCAGCGATGAGACGTATTTGGGCAGTAACCAGTTCATCCTGACGACCAGCCAGGTGACATGTGATCCCCGACATAACGCTCGCTTTAAATTATTGGATTCTGGATGAAGATAGAAAACACAGAGGAGAAACTGTTGAGGAAATACTGGTGCTGATGGTGTTTTTTTCACTGCTTTGCATGAATCCATCCTCACTTCCCCCTCTCGTGAGCAGAGGTACGTCGACGTCACGGCAAACCAAATACGATAACTTGACCGCCATCAAGCCGGCGAACATTTCCTGCAAAtttaacacatttgtttgtATATAATTCAAGGTGAAGAAAGAGCCCAGGGTCCAAGAGCAAACACTGTATAGTCAGTAAATGGCCGAGGGAGAGGCCTCTCTAAAAGAGCTCTACTATCGTCATTTAAATAGATCATTGGGGCACTAAAtgaacaaaactaaattaaatatagTTTTTGCT includes:
- the LOC117749113 gene encoding choline O-acetyltransferase-like, whose protein sequence is MPIMEKSEAARDRYSQMLPKVPVPPLKQTLDTYLKSVQHLVGEEQFKKTKAIVEKFGAPGGVGEVLQKKLSERRDKTSNWVYDYWLEDMYLNNRMPLPVNSSPVTVYPKQTFKDQKDALRFAARLIEGVVEYAALIDARALPVDVARGKQAGTALCMEQYYRVFSSYRYPGLKTDTLAVQTNAASAASQHVIVACKNQFFVLDVVTKGKKLIETEILSQLVKIMTMAENAAERLPPFGILTSDGRTEWAQARDALSKDQTNRDSLALIESCLCVVCLDEPGGLVPRDSNRALLMLHGCGREKNGANRWYDKSMQFVVGMDGACGVVFEHSVFEGMVMVHCSEYLFNHITGSPSKMAEASSVRELAPPRRVLWKSNPHIEGLLAASGERLQWLVNNLDMDVFKFDVYGREYIKKQKTSPDAFIQLALQLAVYKCNRRLDATYESASIRRFQRGRVDNIRSATLEALAFVTAMTDERATFSDEEKMKRFRDAINAQTNYTIAAITGMAIDNHLLGLHRIAKELNMETPEIFSDETYLGSNQFILTTSQVLTTVKMFCCYGPVTPNGYGACYNPQSDHIIFCVSSFWEKTATNSAVFVKVLNEGLLEIRDLCNRSSAASPKGESTPTEAAPLSTLRLS